Part of the Selenomonadales bacterium genome is shown below.
GAGCATATCAGTAAACAGTTGGTCACCGATCATTACCGTGTTCGAAGCATTTGTTGCAAGAAATCTCATTGCTCGCCGATATCCGAAAGGAAGTGGCTTGAAAGCAGGGGCAATGACATGGATATTCAGTTCGTTTGCGATTCGTTTCGCGCGAGATGTATACGAATTAGAGAGTAGACAGAATGCTATTCCCTTTTC
Proteins encoded:
- a CDS encoding HAD hydrolase-like protein; translation: EKGIAFCLLSNSYTSRAKRIANELNIHVIAPAFKPLPFGYRRAMRFLATNASNTVMIGDQLFTDMLGARFLKINTIYVTPLSATEFCLTRISRYLERLVWK